One stretch of Natronobacterium gregoryi SP2 DNA includes these proteins:
- the allB gene encoding allantoinase AllB, which produces MTVDLVVVNCTVVTPAGRTPDAGVAVDDGTIVAVGRSDRLPDADRVVDADGKVLVPGIVDCHIHNREPGLEYKEDWETATHAAAAGGVTTVVGMPNTDPVIDRPEHLELKFERGETSAHVDFQSYAVVTSENLELIPDIDEVGPLGFKIFLGSTVGDVPPPTDGEILEAMERIRETGTRLGFHEENGEIIDYYTEQFQQDGRDEPIDHSHSRPVIAEQEAVERMISFADETGAKIHMFHVSSGSAAEAVARGKEQGVDVTAETCPHYLWFTEDVMREKGNPARIQPPIRDADEQERLWAVGIDDGAIDHIATDHAPHTPAEKKVDDPFGNTWDATSGFVGLETEIPVMLSFVNEGRLTLEEWVRYHSTRPAQVWGMYPQKGSLQVGTDADFTIVDPEREWTLEDSSELHSKNCVTPFVGESFTGKASTTVVRGEIVYEDGAVVGESGYGTRVDPADS; this is translated from the coding sequence CTCCCCGACGCCGACCGCGTCGTCGACGCCGACGGCAAGGTACTCGTCCCGGGCATCGTCGACTGTCATATCCACAACCGCGAACCCGGACTCGAGTACAAGGAAGACTGGGAAACTGCTACCCACGCTGCCGCCGCCGGGGGCGTGACGACCGTCGTCGGGATGCCAAACACCGATCCCGTCATCGACCGGCCCGAACACCTCGAGTTGAAGTTCGAGCGCGGCGAGACTTCGGCCCACGTCGACTTCCAGAGCTACGCGGTCGTCACCTCGGAGAACCTCGAGTTGATCCCCGACATCGACGAGGTCGGCCCACTCGGATTCAAAATCTTCCTCGGGTCGACCGTGGGCGACGTGCCGCCGCCGACCGACGGCGAGATCCTCGAGGCGATGGAACGCATCCGCGAGACGGGTACGCGTCTCGGCTTTCACGAAGAGAACGGTGAGATCATCGACTACTACACGGAGCAGTTCCAGCAGGACGGACGCGACGAGCCGATCGACCACTCTCACTCTCGTCCCGTGATCGCCGAGCAGGAGGCCGTCGAGCGAATGATTTCTTTCGCCGACGAGACCGGCGCGAAGATCCATATGTTCCACGTCTCGTCGGGTTCGGCCGCCGAAGCGGTCGCCCGCGGGAAAGAGCAAGGTGTGGATGTAACCGCCGAAACCTGTCCACACTACCTCTGGTTCACCGAGGACGTGATGCGGGAGAAAGGGAACCCGGCACGCATCCAGCCGCCGATCCGCGACGCCGACGAGCAAGAGCGGCTCTGGGCAGTCGGGATCGACGACGGCGCGATCGACCACATCGCCACGGACCACGCACCCCACACGCCCGCGGAGAAGAAAGTCGACGACCCCTTCGGGAACACCTGGGACGCAACCTCGGGCTTCGTCGGTCTCGAGACCGAGATTCCCGTCATGCTATCCTTCGTGAACGAGGGCCGACTAACGCTCGAAGAGTGGGTTCGCTACCACTCCACGCGCCCGGCCCAGGTCTGGGGGATGTACCCGCAGAAAGGATCGTTACAGGTCGGGACCGACGCCGACTTCACGATCGTCGATCCCGAGCGAGAGTGGACGCTCGAAGACTCCTCCGAGCTCCACTCGAAGAACTGCGTCACGCCATTCGTCGGCGAGTCTTTCACCGGGAAAGCCAGTACGACAGTGGTTCGTGGTGAGATAGTGTACGAGGACGGCGCGGTCGTTGGTGAGAGTGGGTACGGGACTCGAGTCGACCCCGCCGACTCATAA
- a CDS encoding segregation and condensation protein A: MPRRCRSVTSESDSDSENVGRAEFYTDGGEDVPLYIAGHEDRDRPDESDDDGEESNVGDAVLEFSEDDTLEDETDDDEVEPVELLVQLAKDDEIDPWDIDIVHVTDRFLEALDEADLRTSGRALFYASVLLRMKSDELFASDDGDEEEELPPWEAPFADDGSTESDDPAAFDPVENLEAEMERRLERKHARGKPETLDELVRDLRSAERDSRWKESRSYDTSDSPSGYNRGVQELSYHAEDDVRAGDEPSSDDVTHTTHEEDIETVIDDVEQTLERQYEKGRDEVLYAEIDQVGGSRVMTYLALLFLAHRGRVTLEQDELFGDLWVQWAPLEAETEEPLAD; the protein is encoded by the coding sequence ATGCCGAGGAGGTGCCGGTCAGTGACTAGCGAGTCAGACAGCGACTCGGAGAACGTCGGCCGCGCGGAGTTCTACACCGACGGCGGGGAGGACGTCCCGCTGTACATCGCCGGCCACGAAGACCGCGACCGACCGGATGAGTCGGACGACGACGGTGAGGAATCGAACGTCGGGGACGCAGTACTCGAGTTCTCCGAGGACGATACTCTCGAAGACGAGACGGACGACGACGAGGTCGAACCCGTCGAACTGCTCGTCCAGCTCGCGAAAGACGACGAGATCGACCCCTGGGACATCGACATCGTCCACGTCACCGACCGGTTCCTCGAGGCCCTCGACGAGGCCGACCTCCGTACGTCGGGGCGGGCGCTGTTCTACGCGAGTGTCCTCTTGCGGATGAAAAGCGACGAACTGTTCGCTTCGGACGACGGCGACGAGGAAGAGGAACTTCCGCCCTGGGAGGCACCGTTTGCGGACGACGGGTCGACCGAGAGCGATGATCCGGCGGCGTTCGACCCTGTCGAGAATCTGGAGGCCGAGATGGAGCGTCGCCTCGAGCGCAAACACGCCCGCGGGAAACCCGAGACGCTCGACGAACTCGTCCGGGATCTCCGGAGTGCCGAACGCGACAGCCGGTGGAAAGAGTCGCGGAGCTACGACACGAGCGACTCGCCGAGCGGCTACAACCGTGGCGTCCAGGAGTTGAGCTACCACGCCGAGGACGACGTTCGCGCCGGCGACGAGCCCTCGAGCGACGACGTGACGCACACGACCCACGAGGAAGACATCGAGACCGTTATCGACGACGTCGAACAGACACTCGAGCGCCAGTACGAGAAGGGCCGCGACGAGGTGCTGTACGCCGAGATAGATCAGGTCGGCGGCTCGCGCGTGATGACCTACTTGGCGTTGCTCTTTCTCGCTCACCGGGGCCGGGTCACGCTCGAGCAAGACGAACTGTTCGGCGATCTCTGGGTCCAGTGGGCGCCACTCGAGGCGGAGACGGAAGAACCGCTCGCCGACTGA
- a CDS encoding glutaredoxin family protein: MKKQTRTDSNGRSRITRRTYLTASGLGLGGGLAGCLESTDAKDSTFATAPEDVDSAVVVIWFWGDGCPVCEEQRSFFETLHERDDVAVLAYEVYNDQENQDKFRDVVETYQLPNEAVPVVFVGDRYWIGDSEQIRSGIESAIDQCDENQCSTPRLLE; encoded by the coding sequence ATGAAAAAGCAGACCCGCACCGACAGCAACGGCCGGTCACGGATCACGCGCCGAACGTATCTCACAGCTAGCGGCCTCGGACTGGGGGGCGGGCTCGCTGGTTGTCTCGAGAGCACCGACGCCAAAGATTCGACCTTCGCAACTGCCCCGGAAGACGTCGATTCAGCCGTTGTTGTCATCTGGTTCTGGGGGGACGGCTGTCCCGTCTGCGAGGAGCAACGCTCTTTCTTCGAAACACTCCACGAGCGGGACGACGTCGCCGTTCTCGCGTACGAAGTGTACAACGATCAGGAAAATCAGGACAAGTTTCGGGACGTGGTCGAGACGTACCAGCTTCCAAACGAGGCTGTGCCTGTCGTCTTCGTTGGAGACCGATACTGGATCGGCGATAGCGAGCAAATCCGGTCCGGAATCGAATCCGCTATCGACCAGTGTGACGAAAACCAGTGTAGCACTCCGAGATTGCTCGAGTGA
- a CDS encoding quinone-dependent dihydroorotate dehydrogenase yields MTLYSRVRPLVFKLPPERAHNLVKNVLRPAQATRPSRAALSYAFRYEHPALEVDAFGSTYPNPVGVAAGFDKNAEMTHALAALGFGFVEIGTVTPYPQDGNDRPRMFRLPEDKAAINRMGFNNQGMERIKERLESDGTPNVPLGVNVGKMNSSDEDEAIEDYRRVFNRLSSFADYVAVNVSCPNTPDEFDETSPEHLERIVDAIEAENDRDIPILVKIGPDSPDESILDLVDVVRDLEVDGIIATNSSTSRDGLESPKRDEWGGLSGKPIENRSTAVVRAIAEHTDGELPIMGVGGVDSAESAYEKIRAGASLVQLYTGFAYGGPSTAKQINRGLVDLLERDGFSSVEEAVGADLE; encoded by the coding sequence ATGACGCTGTACTCCCGGGTTCGCCCCCTCGTGTTCAAATTACCACCCGAACGAGCCCACAACCTCGTCAAGAACGTGCTCCGGCCAGCCCAGGCAACCCGACCATCCAGGGCGGCACTGTCGTACGCTTTCCGGTACGAACATCCCGCACTCGAGGTCGACGCTTTTGGATCGACCTACCCCAATCCGGTCGGCGTCGCCGCCGGCTTCGACAAGAACGCCGAAATGACCCACGCACTCGCGGCGCTCGGCTTTGGCTTCGTCGAGATCGGGACCGTCACACCCTATCCACAGGACGGCAACGACCGACCGCGGATGTTTCGCCTCCCGGAGGACAAGGCGGCGATCAACCGTATGGGCTTCAACAATCAGGGGATGGAACGCATCAAGGAACGCCTCGAGTCCGACGGGACGCCGAACGTCCCCCTGGGCGTCAACGTCGGCAAGATGAACTCGTCGGACGAGGACGAGGCAATCGAGGACTATCGACGCGTCTTCAACCGCCTCTCGTCGTTTGCCGACTACGTCGCCGTCAACGTCTCCTGTCCGAACACACCCGACGAGTTCGACGAGACGTCACCCGAACACCTAGAACGGATCGTCGACGCTATCGAAGCCGAGAACGACCGTGACATCCCGATCCTGGTGAAGATCGGTCCGGACTCACCAGACGAGTCGATCCTCGACCTCGTCGACGTCGTTCGAGACCTCGAGGTCGACGGCATTATCGCCACGAACTCCTCGACGAGCCGTGACGGCCTCGAGTCTCCCAAGCGCGACGAGTGGGGTGGGTTAAGCGGCAAACCGATCGAGAACCGGTCGACGGCCGTGGTCCGGGCGATCGCCGAGCACACCGACGGCGAACTCCCGATCATGGGTGTCGGCGGCGTCGACTCCGCCGAAAGCGCGTACGAAAAGATACGTGCAGGTGCATCGCTCGTGCAACTGTACACTGGATTCGCCTACGGTGGCCCCTCGACCGCGAAACAAATCAATCGTGGACTCGTCGACCTCCTCGAGCGTGATGGCTTCTCGTCGGTCGAGGAGGCCGTCGGCGCGGACCTCGAGTAG
- a CDS encoding S8 family serine peptidase, with translation MGTGTLGLGVGAAVYRWLDQYIVGTRSADGAAAVASVSDSGADRIDLTEHTSLKLVRGVFPPARLESLRSRDDVAFVQPDHTLTRVSTRADGTEQTLPWGVDRIGAGVAHAAGATGAGVDVGVIDHGIAVSHVDLAGNLADPNAESNHESWIDCDGCDLPWGDDLGHGTHVAGTIAAGDGDGGVVGVAPDATLHALKVCGGAGGCRASAIVEAIRYAADQEWDVINLSLGSRQTSPALQVAGEYALEAGVLPVAAAGNYGRPDSVGYPAAYDEFVAVAATDIDDDLAGFSSTGPEVDIAAPGVDVCSTSVDGYATQSGTSMAAPHVTGAAATLLADGDTPADARERLLETAEDLEMDDTNQGAGLVDVAAAHGYESDDGAVERPRCPS, from the coding sequence GTGGGAACGGGCACACTCGGTCTCGGCGTCGGAGCCGCCGTCTACCGCTGGCTTGACCAGTACATCGTGGGCACGCGGTCGGCCGACGGCGCGGCCGCGGTCGCGTCCGTCTCGGACAGCGGGGCGGACCGGATCGATCTCACCGAGCACACGTCGCTGAAACTGGTTCGGGGCGTCTTCCCGCCGGCCCGTCTCGAGTCGTTGCGCTCCCGCGACGACGTTGCGTTCGTACAGCCCGACCACACACTGACGCGCGTCTCCACGCGAGCGGACGGGACCGAACAGACGCTCCCGTGGGGGGTCGATCGGATCGGTGCCGGCGTCGCCCACGCGGCGGGAGCGACGGGAGCGGGTGTCGATGTCGGCGTCATCGATCACGGCATCGCCGTCAGCCACGTCGACCTGGCGGGGAACCTGGCGGACCCGAACGCCGAATCCAACCACGAGTCGTGGATCGACTGCGACGGGTGTGACCTGCCGTGGGGGGACGACCTCGGGCACGGAACCCACGTTGCGGGGACCATCGCGGCCGGTGACGGCGACGGCGGCGTCGTCGGCGTCGCTCCGGACGCGACGCTCCACGCGCTGAAGGTCTGTGGTGGGGCGGGTGGCTGTCGTGCCTCCGCGATCGTCGAGGCGATCCGGTACGCCGCCGACCAGGAGTGGGACGTGATCAACCTCAGTCTCGGATCGCGCCAGACATCCCCCGCCCTGCAAGTCGCCGGAGAGTACGCCCTCGAAGCAGGGGTCTTGCCGGTCGCGGCCGCCGGGAACTACGGTCGGCCCGACTCCGTCGGCTACCCTGCCGCTTACGACGAGTTCGTCGCCGTTGCCGCGACGGATATCGACGACGATCTCGCCGGTTTCTCGTCGACCGGCCCCGAGGTCGACATCGCGGCTCCGGGCGTAGATGTCTGCTCGACGAGTGTCGACGGCTACGCCACCCAGAGCGGGACTTCGATGGCGGCACCGCACGTGACGGGTGCCGCCGCCACGTTGCTGGCCGACGGCGACACTCCGGCCGACGCTCGCGAGCGACTGCTCGAGACCGCCGAAGACCTCGAGATGGACGACACCAACCAGGGGGCCGGCCTGGTCGACGTGGCGGCAGCCCACGGGTACGAGTCGGACGACGGCGCTGTAGAGCGACCGCGTTGTCCGTCCTGA
- a CDS encoding linear amide C-N hydrolase produces MCTRLVYLGSGNVVMTGRTMDWHGEIGTNIWVFPRGVERTGAVGPNSIEWTAEYGSVTASAYDIATTDGMNEAGLAANLLWLSESDYPQWNGDASGLAISLWAQYALDNFGTVAEAVESHREAEFVVVSAEIPDEDRFATLHLSLSDATGDSAVFEYVDGELTIHHGREYQVMTNSPPFDQQLALGEYWSEIGGTVMLPGTNRAADRFVRASFFADAMPQTASRRVATASVFGAIRNVSVPYGLSTSDEPDISSTRWRTVADHRDRRYYFESALSPNVFWLDLGGVDFSPDAGVRTLPLGENQANVFAGDVADELVDTEPFEFLGIPARSG; encoded by the coding sequence ATGTGTACACGATTGGTGTACCTCGGCTCTGGAAACGTCGTTATGACCGGCCGAACGATGGACTGGCACGGTGAGATCGGCACCAACATCTGGGTGTTTCCACGCGGAGTGGAACGAACTGGCGCGGTCGGCCCAAACTCGATCGAGTGGACTGCGGAGTACGGTAGCGTCACCGCTTCCGCCTACGACATCGCGACGACCGACGGAATGAACGAGGCCGGTCTGGCTGCGAATCTCCTGTGGCTTTCGGAGTCCGACTATCCCCAGTGGAACGGCGATGCGTCCGGACTGGCGATTTCGCTGTGGGCGCAGTACGCTCTCGACAACTTCGGAACAGTCGCTGAAGCAGTCGAGAGCCACCGGGAAGCGGAGTTCGTCGTCGTCTCTGCAGAGATTCCGGACGAAGATCGGTTCGCTACTCTGCATCTCTCCCTGTCGGACGCGACGGGAGACAGCGCCGTCTTCGAGTATGTCGACGGCGAGTTAACGATCCACCATGGACGAGAGTACCAGGTGATGACCAACTCGCCGCCGTTCGACCAGCAACTCGCACTCGGCGAGTACTGGTCGGAGATCGGCGGCACCGTCATGTTACCGGGCACGAATCGTGCGGCCGACCGATTCGTCCGGGCGAGTTTCTTCGCCGACGCGATGCCACAGACTGCGAGCCGTCGAGTCGCAACCGCGAGTGTCTTTGGCGCGATCCGTAACGTCTCGGTCCCATACGGGCTCAGCACGTCTGACGAACCCGACATCTCCTCGACTCGCTGGCGAACAGTCGCGGACCACCGGGATCGACGCTACTACTTCGAGTCCGCACTTTCGCCGAACGTCTTCTGGCTGGACCTCGGCGGAGTCGACTTCTCCCCTGATGCCGGCGTTCGAACGCTTCCCCTCGGCGAGAACCAGGCAAACGTCTTCGCCGGCGACGTCGCAGACGAACTCGTCGACACCGAACCGTTCGAGTTTCTCGGCATCCCCGCTCGCTCGGGGTGA
- a CDS encoding phosphatase PAP2 family protein → MSEEQVFPTRLFDPELNRAIHEALPGVVVDAFGALTVLGDGAILVAIATLLYWFGSETDRHDRAMVLAVAVTTLALVTGLKGILEIPRPLYVAEPPLEFAPAAYPGWSTPSAHAMGAAAVYGALAVVTNTGTRHQRYAAAAFLVVTIPLSRVVIGVHYLGDVIIGATLGLLLVAVAVRITTRSVTPMFALSLAIAVAAFALGSEEFTTMAIGASLGGLVTWPLLENRTANPLAASLLFLGLLVLPLLGVVKLLEVSLAVEGGLVIAGTMVSLASILETIGFALAFGGALAVPYLATRLNDTDAVRKLQTVLPFRGRHVELAAVGDEPSVDDRTRF, encoded by the coding sequence ATGAGCGAGGAGCAAGTGTTCCCGACCAGGCTATTCGACCCGGAACTAAACCGGGCGATCCACGAGGCACTCCCCGGCGTCGTCGTCGACGCCTTCGGGGCCCTGACTGTCCTCGGAGACGGTGCAATACTCGTTGCCATCGCTACCCTCTTGTACTGGTTCGGTAGCGAAACAGACCGCCACGATCGGGCAATGGTGCTCGCAGTTGCCGTGACGACGCTCGCCCTCGTCACCGGCCTGAAAGGAATCCTCGAGATCCCACGACCGCTGTACGTGGCCGAGCCGCCACTCGAGTTCGCACCGGCGGCGTATCCGGGTTGGAGCACTCCAAGTGCCCACGCAATGGGTGCTGCAGCAGTCTACGGAGCACTGGCCGTCGTCACGAATACGGGGACACGCCACCAACGGTATGCAGCTGCCGCCTTTCTCGTCGTCACGATTCCGCTCTCGCGGGTCGTGATCGGCGTCCACTACCTCGGTGACGTCATCATCGGTGCAACACTGGGACTGCTGCTCGTCGCAGTCGCAGTACGGATCACGACCCGGTCGGTCACGCCAATGTTTGCCCTCTCGTTGGCTATCGCCGTTGCCGCGTTCGCTCTGGGTTCCGAGGAGTTCACGACGATGGCTATCGGAGCGTCGCTTGGCGGGCTCGTTACCTGGCCGCTCCTCGAGAATCGAACGGCCAATCCACTTGCTGCGTCTCTCCTCTTTCTCGGTCTGCTCGTACTCCCGTTGTTAGGCGTCGTGAAACTCCTCGAGGTATCCCTCGCCGTCGAAGGTGGCCTCGTAATCGCGGGGACGATGGTGAGTCTTGCATCGATTCTCGAAACGATCGGATTCGCGCTGGCGTTCGGCGGTGCGCTCGCCGTGCCGTACCTCGCTACCCGACTCAACGATACGGACGCTGTTCGAAAACTACAGACTGTCCTGCCATTTCGCGGCCGCCACGTCGAACTGGCTGCGGTCGGCGACGAGCCGAGTGTGGACGACCGAACCAGATTCTGA
- the smc gene encoding chromosome segregation protein SMC codes for MYIKAVVLDNFKSFGRKTKIPFYQDFTVVTGPNGSGKSNIIDAVLFALGLARTRGIRAEKLTDLIYNPGHEDGSSSSGPREATVEVVLDNGDGTLSRSQIVNAAGSEDVGDVDEIRIRRRVKETEDNYYSYYYLNDRSVNLSDIQDLLAQAGVTPEGYNVVMQGDVTEIINMTPHARREIIDEIAGVAEFDAKKEDAFEELEVVEERIDEAELRIEEKRDRLAQLEDERRTAMRYRRLRREKEEYESFKKASELEEKVTELETTQENVAELEDELADRQRELDEREGRVVRLQEDLEDLNAEIERKGEDEQLRIKSEIEEIKGEISRLEDKIEASEEAVDEAESDRREAFVQIDRKQETIEELEEEMREHKLEKASIKTEIQERREEKQRLEAEIEAVDTEFDELKTELTERKSDLEDAKTEKNDLQREQDRLLDEARRRSNAIDEKAATIEEKREQIPELESHASDLERELEKAAKNRANIADVVDDLTEKKRRIQSEIDDLDDEIQAKQQEYAELEAKANESGDSSFGRAVTTILNSGRDGVHGAVAQLGSVPGEYAVACETAAGGRLANVVVDDDVVGQQCIEHLKSRNAGRATFLPLTDMSKRRLPSKPSDPGVVDFAYNLVDFDGQYEGVFSYVLGDTLVVEDIETARSYMGDYRMVTLDGDLVEKSGAMTGGSGGGSRYSFTDSGEGKLERVAKQITDLQEERESLRDDFRDIESRLDDARDRKTDAADEVRSIESEIESIADDRESIESDIESLESDLDDLEAERESVDERMNEIAAEIDEKTDEIEEIEGEIAELETELEDSKIPELTEQIEELEAEIDEREDRIADIDGDLNELSLEKEYAEDAIEDLHDDIETAQNRKAKHEERIAEYEDRIAEKREALEEKREAVEELEAELAELKEDRSELKEDLAEARKKRDEQQSRVDTVESKLEGERERVSDLEWEIESLEDEVGDYDPEDVPDHETVLEMIDLLQADMEAMEPVNMLAIDEYDEVREELEELEDGKATLVEEAEEIRSRIEQYETQKKETFMDSYDAISGQFTEIFERLSEGTGSLHLENQEDPFDGGLTMRAQPGDKPIQRLDAMSGGEKSLTALAFIFAIQRHNPAPFYALDEVDAFLDAVNAERIGQMVEELAGEAQFVVVSHRSAMLDRSERAIGVTMQEDNVSAVTGIDLSDDADADAEEVPVSD; via the coding sequence ATGTACATCAAGGCAGTCGTTCTGGACAACTTCAAGAGCTTCGGCCGGAAGACGAAGATTCCGTTCTATCAGGATTTCACGGTCGTCACCGGTCCGAACGGCTCCGGGAAGTCGAACATCATCGACGCCGTCCTCTTTGCGCTCGGCCTGGCTCGTACCCGCGGCATCCGCGCCGAGAAGTTGACCGACCTCATCTACAATCCCGGCCACGAGGACGGCTCGAGTTCCAGTGGCCCACGCGAGGCGACCGTCGAGGTCGTGCTGGACAACGGCGACGGCACGCTCTCTCGCTCGCAGATCGTCAACGCCGCTGGCAGCGAGGACGTCGGTGACGTCGACGAGATCCGCATCCGCCGTCGAGTCAAAGAAACCGAGGACAACTACTACTCCTACTACTACCTCAACGATCGCTCGGTCAACCTCTCGGACATCCAGGACCTGCTCGCACAGGCGGGTGTTACCCCAGAAGGGTACAACGTCGTCATGCAGGGCGACGTGACCGAGATCATCAACATGACTCCTCACGCCCGCCGAGAGATCATCGACGAGATCGCGGGCGTCGCCGAGTTCGACGCGAAAAAAGAAGACGCCTTCGAGGAACTCGAGGTCGTCGAGGAACGCATCGACGAGGCCGAACTCCGCATCGAAGAGAAACGCGACCGCCTCGCACAACTCGAGGACGAGCGCCGCACTGCGATGCGGTACCGGCGACTACGTCGCGAGAAAGAAGAGTACGAGAGCTTCAAGAAGGCCAGCGAGCTCGAGGAGAAAGTCACGGAACTCGAGACCACCCAGGAGAACGTCGCGGAACTCGAAGACGAACTCGCCGACCGCCAGCGGGAACTCGACGAACGCGAGGGTCGCGTCGTTCGCCTCCAGGAAGACCTCGAGGACTTAAACGCCGAGATCGAACGTAAAGGCGAGGACGAACAGCTCCGTATCAAAAGCGAGATCGAGGAGATCAAAGGCGAAATCTCCCGGCTCGAGGACAAGATCGAGGCCAGCGAGGAGGCGGTCGACGAAGCCGAATCCGATCGCCGCGAGGCGTTCGTCCAGATCGACCGCAAACAGGAGACGATCGAGGAACTCGAGGAGGAGATGCGCGAGCACAAACTCGAGAAAGCCTCGATCAAGACGGAGATCCAAGAGCGCCGGGAGGAAAAACAGCGTCTCGAGGCCGAGATAGAGGCGGTCGACACCGAGTTCGACGAACTCAAGACCGAACTCACAGAGCGCAAGTCCGACCTGGAGGACGCCAAGACCGAGAAAAACGACCTCCAGCGCGAGCAGGATCGGTTGCTAGACGAGGCACGCCGTCGCTCGAACGCGATCGACGAGAAGGCTGCGACGATCGAGGAGAAACGCGAGCAAATTCCCGAACTCGAGAGCCACGCGAGCGACCTCGAGCGAGAACTCGAGAAAGCTGCGAAGAATCGCGCGAACATCGCGGACGTCGTCGACGACCTCACCGAGAAGAAACGTCGAATCCAGTCCGAGATCGACGACCTCGACGACGAGATCCAGGCGAAACAACAGGAGTACGCCGAACTCGAGGCCAAAGCAAACGAGAGCGGCGACTCCTCGTTCGGTCGTGCGGTGACGACGATCCTCAACTCGGGGAGAGACGGCGTCCACGGTGCCGTCGCCCAGCTCGGGTCGGTGCCGGGCGAGTACGCCGTCGCCTGTGAGACCGCTGCGGGCGGGCGACTCGCGAACGTCGTCGTCGACGACGACGTGGTCGGCCAGCAGTGTATCGAACACCTCAAATCGCGCAACGCTGGCCGTGCGACCTTCCTGCCGCTGACGGACATGAGCAAGCGGCGACTCCCGAGCAAGCCCTCGGACCCTGGCGTCGTCGACTTCGCGTACAATCTCGTGGACTTCGACGGCCAGTACGAAGGCGTCTTTTCGTACGTCCTCGGTGATACGCTGGTCGTCGAGGACATCGAGACCGCCCGCTCGTACATGGGCGACTACCGGATGGTCACCCTGGACGGCGACCTAGTCGAGAAAAGCGGTGCGATGACCGGTGGCTCGGGCGGCGGTTCGCGGTACTCGTTTACCGACAGCGGCGAAGGGAAACTCGAGCGCGTCGCAAAACAGATCACCGACCTCCAGGAGGAACGCGAGTCGCTTCGTGACGATTTCAGAGACATCGAGAGCCGCCTCGACGATGCCCGAGACCGCAAGACAGATGCGGCCGACGAGGTCCGCTCGATCGAAAGCGAGATCGAGAGCATAGCGGACGACAGGGAGTCAATCGAGAGCGACATCGAGAGCCTGGAGAGCGATCTCGACGATCTCGAAGCAGAACGCGAGTCCGTCGACGAACGGATGAACGAGATTGCGGCCGAGATCGACGAAAAGACGGACGAAATCGAGGAGATCGAAGGCGAGATCGCAGAGCTCGAGACCGAACTCGAGGATTCGAAGATTCCGGAGCTGACCGAACAGATCGAAGAACTCGAGGCCGAGATCGACGAGCGCGAAGACAGGATCGCGGACATCGATGGCGACCTCAACGAGTTGAGTCTCGAGAAGGAGTACGCCGAAGACGCGATCGAGGATCTTCACGACGACATCGAGACTGCCCAGAACCGCAAGGCCAAACACGAAGAGCGAATCGCGGAGTACGAAGATAGGATCGCGGAGAAGCGGGAGGCTCTCGAGGAGAAACGCGAAGCGGTCGAAGAACTCGAGGCCGAACTCGCCGAACTCAAAGAAGACCGCAGCGAACTCAAAGAGGACCTCGCTGAAGCCCGGAAAAAGCGGGACGAGCAACAGTCAAGGGTCGATACGGTCGAGAGCAAACTCGAGGGTGAACGCGAACGCGTAAGCGACCTCGAGTGGGAGATCGAGAGCCTAGAGGACGAGGTCGGCGACTACGACCCCGAGGACGTTCCCGACCACGAGACGGTCCTCGAGATGATCGACCTCTTGCAGGCGGACATGGAGGCGATGGAGCCGGTGAACATGCTGGCGATCGACGAGTACGACGAGGTCCGCGAGGAACTCGAGGAACTCGAGGACGGGAAGGCGACGCTGGTCGAGGAGGCCGAGGAGATCCGCAGCCGGATCGAGCAGTACGAGACCCAGAAGAAAGAGACGTTTATGGACTCCTACGACGCGATTTCCGGACAGTTCACCGAAATCTTCGAGCGTCTCTCGGAAGGTACCGGTTCGCTCCACCTCGAGAACCAGGAGGACCCGTTCGACGGCGGGCTGACGATGAGAGCCCAGCCGGGCGACAAGCCGATCCAGCGTCTCGATGCGATGTCCGGCGGGGAGAAGTCCCTGACTGCACTCGCTTTTATTTTCGCGATTCAGCGGCACAATCCGGCACCGTTCTACGCCTTAGACGAGGTCGACGCCTTCCTCGACGCCGTCAACGCCGAACGGATCGGTCAGATGGTCGAGGAACTGGCGGGCGAGGCCCAGTTCGTCGTCGTCTCACATCGCTCGGCGATGCTCGATCGGTCCGAGCGAGCGATCGGTGTGACGATGCAAGAAGACAACGTCAGTGCAGTGACCGGTATCGACCTGAGCGACGACGCCGATGCCGATGCCGAGGAGGTGCCGGTCAGTGACTAG